DNA sequence from the Magnetococcus sp. PR-3 genome:
GGGCAAATCCGGTAAAATCAAGTACCTGCAAGCCAGAAATGAAGTGGTACATGCCTATTCTGACCATCAAAAGGTGGCAGATATCTTTGGCCCGCTCACGACCACCCCCCTTGAAGAAGGCTTGGTAAAGATGGCGCAGTGGGCACAACAGACCGGCAGCCGCTCTAGCCAGGAATTTGATCACATTGAGATCAGAAATAAGTTACCTGAAGGCTGGTAAGCCCCACCCTTTGCCCCAGACAAGAGCCATTGATCTCCCTTTCTGACCAGAATGAATGGGAAAGTAGGAGTGACTGAATGAACACCGCCCCCATGGTCTCCATCTTGATGCCCAACTTTAATGGAGAGCATCTGGTTGCCCAAACCCTGGACTCTCTACTGGCCCAAACGGAAACACGCTGGGAGTGTGTCATAGTTGATGATGGTTCTTCGGATAAGTCACCGGAAATCATCCAAAACTATGTCCAACAAGATCCCCGTTTCGGCTTTATGAAACGTCACCGAGAACCCAAAGGGGCCTGCACCTGCCGTAACATAGGGCTGGACCATACCACCGCGCCTTATGTGATGTTTTTGGATAACGATGATCTGCTGGAACCCTTTGCCCTTGCTAACCGGCTGCAGACCATGCAAGCCAACCCTGAGTTGGACTTTGCCATCTTTCCTTCGGTCATGTTTGAGCATACGCCCCATGATCTGCGCCGATGGTGGAATATCCCCAACAACATGGACCTGCTCATGCGACAGTGTGTGCATGATTCCGTCTGCCAAGGAACAGGCCCCCTGTTTACCCGGCAGGCATTTGATCGTTTAGGCCGTTGGAATGAATCTTTGCTCTTATGGCAGGATATCCATCTTTTTTTCCAAGCTTACAGTCAGGACTATTCATGCAAAGTGTTTTGGGATCTCCCCCCTGACCTACATAATCGCTGCAACCCCAATAGCTTAAGCCGGGGTAACTTCTTAGCCCCGGGTAAACAGATCAGTCGTAAGCAGGTTATTGAACAAGCCATAGAGAGTATGCTTGCCCACGACAAAGCAGCCTACCTACCCTACATGGATGCTGAAACAGCAGAAGTTATTCAGGGTCTTAAGCGCGCTAAACTCAGTGACGAAGCCCAACAACTCCGAAAACTGGCACGGGACAAAGGGGTCTTTACACGTCAACAGTATCATTGGGCTGGTGTGGTATTGGTGCTGTGGTCAGCTGTTCGTTTTCGCGTACCCTTCGCCCAGTTTTGTATCCGCCAACTGATTAAACAGTTCCATCGATCTTCACGCATGTGTGAAGTTTCATACGATGAGTTCCCCTGCCCTGGTCACCCGCCAGAACAGAGCTGAATGTGTAAGCCCCACCCAATCAACATCTCTATCCATACCCCCACAAGAACACGCCTAAACAA
Encoded proteins:
- a CDS encoding glycosyltransferase family 2 protein, with the protein product MNTAPMVSILMPNFNGEHLVAQTLDSLLAQTETRWECVIVDDGSSDKSPEIIQNYVQQDPRFGFMKRHREPKGACTCRNIGLDHTTAPYVMFLDNDDLLEPFALANRLQTMQANPELDFAIFPSVMFEHTPHDLRRWWNIPNNMDLLMRQCVHDSVCQGTGPLFTRQAFDRLGRWNESLLLWQDIHLFFQAYSQDYSCKVFWDLPPDLHNRCNPNSLSRGNFLAPGKQISRKQVIEQAIESMLAHDKAAYLPYMDAETAEVIQGLKRAKLSDEAQQLRKLARDKGVFTRQQYHWAGVVLVLWSAVRFRVPFAQFCIRQLIKQFHRSSRMCEVSYDEFPCPGHPPEQS